The Caldicellulosiruptor changbaiensis genome has a segment encoding these proteins:
- a CDS encoding nucleotidyltransferase family protein, translating into MVNAIILAGSDKNKSGTPYECKALIKLNNKFMIEYVLDAVCSSRHVSRIVVVGPRKLKDLFETKYPRVEFVEEDTSIMKNAKKGIEYLNDTKKILFLTSDLPFITAEAIDHFIEESIKTGADICYPIVEKSINDEKYPQMKRTYGTVKEGTFTGGNAIIINPSIFDRCYSLAEKLVEKRKNPIAMARLIGPTILLLFLTKKLSIQKVEKRVSKVFKVKAKAIISTYPEIGQDVDKDSDLTVAKFYLEKK; encoded by the coding sequence ATGGTAAATGCTATTATATTAGCGGGGTCTGATAAAAACAAATCAGGCACCCCTTATGAATGCAAAGCATTGATAAAGCTAAATAATAAGTTCATGATTGAATATGTATTAGATGCGGTGTGCAGCTCAAGGCATGTATCGCGAATAGTTGTTGTAGGACCGAGGAAACTTAAAGATTTATTTGAAACAAAATATCCAAGGGTAGAATTTGTAGAAGAAGATACTTCGATAATGAAAAATGCAAAAAAGGGAATTGAGTATCTAAATGACACTAAAAAAATTTTATTTTTAACTTCAGATTTACCATTTATAACCGCTGAGGCGATAGACCATTTTATTGAGGAGTCAATAAAAACAGGTGCTGATATTTGCTATCCTATTGTTGAAAAAAGTATAAATGATGAGAAGTACCCTCAAATGAAAAGAACATATGGTACTGTAAAAGAAGGGACGTTTACAGGGGGAAATGCAATAATAATCAATCCTTCTATTTTTGACAGATGCTATAGTCTTGCCGAAAAGCTTGTAGAAAAGCGCAAAAACCCTATTGCGATGGCAAGATTGATAGGGCCAACCATTCTTTTACTCTTTTTGACAAAAAAACTTTCCATTCAAAAGGTTGAAAAGAGAGTTTCAAAGGTTTTTAAAGTGAAAGCAAAAGCCATAATCTCTACATACCCTGAAATTGGACAGGACGTTGACAAGGATTCTGATTTGACTGTGGCAAAATTCTATCTTGAAAAAAAATGA
- the ispE gene encoding 4-(cytidine 5'-diphospho)-2-C-methyl-D-erythritol kinase, whose amino-acid sequence MILKAYAKINLTLDVLSKRDDGYHEIRTIMQTVDLYDIINIEKIEEDSIIVTTSSENIPTDNKNHAYIAASLVKERFGVKEGVKIHIQKNIPISAGLAGGSTDAAAVLRGLNKLFGLNLSQNELIELGREIGADVPFCLVGGTALCEGIGEKVTKLKSAPKMNILIAKPEVYVSTQAVYEALDLSKVKKRPNTDAMIVAIEEGNIREIAKNLCNVLETVTVNQYPVINRVKDIMRNHNALGTVMTGSGPAVFGIFANKYDALKAADRLKVFIKEIILTTTCENEFFSNEE is encoded by the coding sequence TTGATACTAAAGGCTTATGCAAAGATCAACTTGACATTGGATGTGCTTTCAAAAAGAGATGATGGTTACCATGAAATCAGAACAATAATGCAAACAGTGGATTTGTATGATATAATAAATATTGAAAAGATAGAAGAAGATAGTATAATTGTTACAACTTCAAGTGAAAACATTCCAACTGACAATAAAAACCATGCTTACATTGCAGCCTCTCTTGTCAAAGAACGTTTTGGTGTAAAAGAAGGAGTTAAGATACATATTCAAAAGAATATTCCAATTTCAGCAGGCTTAGCAGGTGGTAGCACTGATGCTGCGGCTGTTTTAAGAGGGCTAAACAAACTATTTGGCTTGAATTTAAGCCAAAATGAGCTAATTGAATTGGGAAGAGAAATTGGAGCTGATGTTCCATTTTGTTTAGTTGGTGGTACAGCACTTTGTGAGGGAATAGGCGAAAAGGTTACAAAACTAAAATCAGCGCCAAAGATGAATATACTAATAGCAAAACCAGAGGTGTATGTATCGACTCAGGCTGTTTATGAGGCTCTTGACCTTAGCAAAGTCAAAAAAAGACCCAATACAGATGCTATGATTGTAGCAATTGAAGAGGGCAATATTCGTGAGATTGCAAAAAATTTGTGTAATGTTTTAGAAACTGTTACAGTCAATCAGTATCCTGTGATAAACAGAGTAAAAGACATTATGAGGAACCACAACGCGCTTGGCACAGTCATGACAGGAAGTGGGCCTGCTGTATTTGGGATTTTTGCTAATAAATACGATGCACTAAAAGCTGCTGACAGACTTAAAGTCTTTATCAAGGAAATAATTCTGACAACCACGTGTGAAAACGAATTTTTCAGTAATGAGGAGTAG
- a CDS encoding GntR family transcriptional regulator has translation MNEKNDSHYFLIENYKPLREIVFEKLRDMIVNGDLRPGERLMEIKLAEMLGVSRTPIREAIRKLELEGLVVMLPRKGAYVADISKKEIMDVLEIRAALDKLAAGLATQRMTKTEKEELKKVLASFEKNFKLGNIEGMITDDIRLHDIIYIGAKNEKLQHIINNLREQITRFRIIYLKEIYRKNEKLLDEHREIVDAILSGDIEKAQKMAEEHIKNQEMELIKSLKF, from the coding sequence ATGAATGAAAAAAATGATTCACACTATTTTTTGATTGAAAACTATAAGCCTTTGAGGGAGATTGTGTTTGAAAAACTCAGAGATATGATTGTCAATGGAGATTTAAGACCTGGAGAGAGGCTGATGGAGATAAAGCTTGCAGAGATGCTTGGTGTTTCCAGAACGCCCATCAGGGAAGCTATCAGAAAACTTGAGTTAGAAGGACTTGTGGTTATGCTTCCACGAAAAGGCGCTTATGTTGCGGATATTTCTAAAAAAGAGATTATGGATGTTTTAGAGATTAGAGCAGCTCTGGATAAATTAGCAGCAGGCCTTGCAACTCAGAGAATGACAAAGACTGAAAAAGAGGAACTCAAGAAAGTGCTTGCTTCATTTGAGAAGAATTTCAAATTGGGAAACATCGAAGGAATGATAACTGATGATATTAGGTTGCATGATATAATATATATAGGAGCAAAAAATGAAAAACTGCAACACATTATAAATAATCTCCGTGAACAGATTACAAGATTTAGAATTATCTATTTAAAAGAAATATACAGAAAAAATGAAAAACTATTAGACGAACATAGAGAAATTGTAGATGCAATCTTAAGTGGTGATATAGAAAAAGCCCAGAAGATGGCAGAAGAGCATATAAAGAATCAAGAGATGGAACTTATTAAAAGCTTAAAATTTTAA
- the nusG gene encoding transcription termination/antitermination protein NusG — MSDKRAKWYVVHTYSGYENKVKANLEKIIENRNLSDKILDIRIPTELVTEIKDGKKIVKEKKKFPSYVLIKAVMDNDIWYTIRNIRGVTGFVGPESKPTPLTDEEIEAMGIKEEEVVEVFDIEVGDNVKIVAGPFADFYGPVIDINKERKKVKVMLNLFGRETPVEFDYHQVEKF, encoded by the coding sequence ATGAGTGATAAAAGAGCAAAATGGTATGTTGTTCATACCTATTCTGGGTATGAGAATAAGGTAAAAGCAAATTTAGAGAAGATAATTGAAAATAGAAATCTTTCTGATAAAATATTAGATATTAGAATTCCTACTGAACTTGTAACAGAGATTAAAGATGGTAAAAAGATTGTAAAGGAAAAAAAGAAGTTTCCTTCATATGTGCTAATAAAGGCAGTAATGGATAATGATATTTGGTATACAATTAGGAATATCAGAGGCGTAACAGGATTTGTAGGACCTGAGTCAAAACCCACACCTCTTACTGATGAAGAAATTGAAGCAATGGGGATAAAGGAAGAAGAGGTTGTTGAGGTATTTGACATTGAAGTGGGGGATAATGTGAAAATTGTCGCTGGTCCATTTGCAGATTTTTATGGACCTGTTATTGATATAAACAAAGAAAGAAAAAAAGTGAAGGTAATGCTGAACTTGTTTGGGCGAGAGACTCCTGTTGAGTTTGATTATCACCAAGTAGAAAAGTTTTAA
- the secE gene encoding preprotein translocase subunit SecE, protein MVEKKKIEKPVTKPNTNRKKVTFKEWWTKTVKFFKDVRIEMKKVVWPSQKQVIKHTIVVLTFTLFFTVFILLADVIYEQLIFKFLLKIR, encoded by the coding sequence ATGGTGGAGAAGAAGAAAATAGAGAAGCCAGTTACAAAGCCTAATACTAATAGGAAAAAAGTAACATTTAAAGAATGGTGGACAAAAACAGTAAAGTTTTTCAAAGATGTCAGAATTGAAATGAAGAAGGTTGTATGGCCTTCTCAAAAACAGGTTATTAAACACACCATTGTTGTTTTGACATTTACATTATTTTTCACAGTGTTCATTCTACTTGCAGATGTGATATATGAACAGCTTATTTTCAAGTTCTTGCTAAAGATAAGATAA
- the asnB gene encoding asparagine synthase (glutamine-hydrolyzing) produces the protein MCGISGWVCYWKDISNCDDIIKNMADALLHRGPDEGGFYLSKNALLGHRRLTIIDPEGGKQPMVKEYNNQKYIVVYNGELYNTPELKKELQTQGYTFSSYSDTEVLLTSYIHWKEECVKRLNGIFAFAVYNETTKELFLARDHLGVKPLFFSLKNGNFIFASELKALLKHPLISPVVSKEGVYELIGLCPARSPFCAIFKDIIELPPAYYVIYNSKGITMEEYWKLKPQNLDKNIEEIKEMVKNLVIDAIKRQLVSDFEICSFLSGGLDSTIITTVANRALKNQGKTLKTFSIDYEENKNYYTFNMFQPTLDTDFAKMASQEIGTDHIIVEIDNDQLSESLYQATVANDLPGMADIDSSLLLFTKEVRKHAKVALSGECADEIFGGYPWYWSSSYKDVKTFPWSPSLDFRSKLLSQKYSKDELKEYVNSKYQQSVAKVILPESDSEQDLRHRILYYLNVKWFMLTLLNRKDRMSMINSLEVRVPFADYRLVELLYSIPWKVKHLGNTEKGLLRSAFEGLIPEIVRSRKKSPYPKTYNPRYLKNVRAKVEKIINSSSIFEIINKEQLKEILDNPNFTFEKPWFGQLMTLPQFFGYIVQLDFWIKNYNVNFE, from the coding sequence ATGTGTGGAATTAGTGGCTGGGTATGTTACTGGAAGGACATTTCAAACTGTGATGACATCATAAAAAATATGGCAGATGCACTCTTACACCGTGGCCCTGACGAAGGTGGTTTTTATCTTTCAAAAAATGCTCTTTTAGGTCACAGGCGACTTACCATAATCGATCCTGAAGGTGGGAAACAACCAATGGTAAAAGAGTACAACAATCAAAAGTATATCGTAGTTTACAATGGAGAGTTGTACAATACCCCAGAGCTTAAAAAAGAATTACAAACTCAAGGTTATACATTCTCTTCTTACTCTGACACAGAAGTACTTTTAACATCATATATTCACTGGAAAGAAGAGTGTGTAAAACGTTTGAATGGGATATTTGCTTTCGCAGTTTATAACGAAACTACCAAGGAACTTTTTTTAGCTCGTGACCACTTAGGAGTAAAACCTTTGTTCTTTTCTTTAAAAAACGGTAACTTCATATTTGCTTCGGAACTCAAGGCTTTACTAAAACATCCCCTTATATCTCCTGTAGTCAGCAAAGAAGGAGTATATGAACTTATTGGACTTTGTCCCGCAAGGTCGCCTTTCTGTGCTATCTTTAAAGACATAATAGAGCTACCACCTGCCTACTATGTTATATACAATTCAAAAGGTATTACCATGGAAGAATATTGGAAATTAAAACCTCAAAACCTTGATAAAAACATTGAGGAAATTAAAGAAATGGTTAAAAATCTTGTTATTGATGCTATCAAAAGACAACTTGTATCTGACTTTGAAATCTGTTCTTTCTTATCTGGTGGGCTTGACTCTACAATTATTACAACTGTTGCAAATAGAGCTTTGAAAAATCAAGGTAAAACTTTAAAGACATTTTCTATTGATTACGAAGAAAATAAAAACTACTACACATTCAATATGTTCCAGCCAACGCTGGATACAGATTTTGCAAAGATGGCTTCCCAAGAAATTGGGACAGATCACATAATAGTTGAAATTGACAATGACCAGCTCTCAGAAAGTCTCTATCAAGCAACAGTTGCAAATGACCTTCCAGGCATGGCTGACATTGACTCATCTCTTTTGTTATTTACAAAAGAAGTAAGGAAACATGCAAAAGTAGCTCTTTCTGGTGAATGTGCTGATGAAATTTTTGGCGGATATCCATGGTATTGGAGCAGTAGCTACAAAGATGTCAAAACCTTCCCATGGTCACCGTCTTTGGATTTTAGGTCAAAGCTTTTATCTCAAAAATATTCAAAAGACGAGCTTAAAGAATACGTAAATTCTAAATATCAGCAATCAGTTGCAAAGGTTATCCTGCCAGAATCTGATTCAGAACAAGACCTAAGACATAGGATACTCTACTACTTAAATGTAAAGTGGTTTATGCTCACTCTTTTAAATAGAAAGGACAGGATGAGCATGATAAATTCTCTTGAGGTAAGAGTTCCGTTTGCAGACTACAGGCTTGTTGAACTTCTCTACAGCATTCCATGGAAAGTAAAACATCTTGGCAATACAGAAAAAGGACTTTTAAGAAGTGCATTTGAAGGCTTAATACCTGAGATTGTGAGAAGTCGCAAAAAAAGTCCTTATCCAAAAACTTATAATCCAAGATATCTAAAAAATGTAAGGGCAAAGGTCGAAAAGATAATAAATTCTTCGTCCATCTTTGAAATTATCAACAAAGAGCAGCTCAAAGAAATTTTAGATAATCCTAACTTTACATTTGAAAAACCATGGTTTGGGCAGCTCATGACACTTCCTCAGTTTTTTGGATATATTGTACAACTTGACTTTTGGATAAAAAACTATAATGTCAACTTCGAATAA
- a CDS encoding DUF1858 domain-containing protein: protein MPRITTDTIIADVLRIDRGTIPIFLNNGLHCLGCPSAQGESIEEACALHGIDAQKLVDELNEYLKSKGLLD from the coding sequence ATGCCAAGGATAACAACTGATACAATTATTGCGGATGTGCTCAGAATTGACAGAGGAACTATCCCTATATTTTTGAACAATGGACTTCACTGTTTGGGATGTCCATCAGCGCAAGGGGAGAGCATTGAAGAAGCTTGTGCTCTTCATGGGATAGACGCACAAAAGCTTGTTGATGAGCTGAATGAATATCTCAAGAGTAAGGGTCTTTTAGATTAA
- the rpmG gene encoding 50S ribosomal protein L33 has product MAAKGARMIIHLECTECKNRNYTTEKNKKNDPDRLELRKYCKFCRKHTVHRETK; this is encoded by the coding sequence ATGGCAGCAAAAGGAGCGAGAATGATAATCCATCTTGAATGTACAGAGTGCAAGAACAGAAACTACACAACAGAGAAGAACAAAAAGAACGATCCTGACAGGCTTGAACTCAGGAAATACTGTAAATTTTGCCGAAAGCACACCGTTCATAGAGAAACCAAATAG